From the Papaver somniferum cultivar HN1 chromosome 2, ASM357369v1, whole genome shotgun sequence genome, the window cgatttgctcttgGAAAAAATTTCAGATATAATATCCGTATCAAGCACATAATTGCCagagaaatcttcatcttcatccacctaggattcttcatcttcatcctcataagCAAAGTTACAatgaacaagcttaataggaaaaAACTTATTAGGAGATTGAGCTGGtttcttagttgacattctatccattagCTCCCCTTTTCTCCTTAAAATAGTCTTGTCTAAAGGCTGGATTTCTAATGAACTTAGCATGCACCTCATCATTCTGAATTTTTCTTGCCTCATCTAGttcttccttagacaaaatattattcttataAAAAAACAGCTCGAATTCTGTTTTCTTGTTATGATCAACGTCACGGCTTAGAGCTTCTTCATTGGATTTAGAATCCTTACTTAAAGATGATTCCAATTTAGCATCAGATTGCAAGGAATTCGTAGCCATGATTTTTGCGtcttgcttggccacttttctagcttgtttccttgctagaatatctgcatcaacttcaccccattctttcgaacccatactacCATCTGAGCCACTTGAATTCTCTAAAAAttgttcctcttcctcctccataACCTCACTAAtattagcaaggcctaactcaaAACATAGAACTTCATACTTGTTATTAACCACTACTTTTTATTCTGAATAgatcatccacaaaaggagtatCAAAAGGAGTAAATATAAAAGAAGTACCTTTGTTAGTGGAGTTCTTACCCTTTACTGGTGTCCAACCTTCTTTTTCCGAAACCTTACTAAAAACCTTGCCAACCAAATCCGTGTTATATTTGGATTCAAAGTTTTGCATGGACACGTTCATTGGCTTGGTTACAGACTGAGTATTTGGCATGTTCTCGGGTTTGTCCATGGACTTTTCcaagatgatgaagattcatttgatgagtttaatcataaagggtctgaaattgttaatgcatcttttgcattaggtaagactattcctgaaaaggacattgtgatgaaaattctcagattgttaccagccaaatacgattctaagaaacatgtcatagTTGAAGGATATAACCtggatactctttccagaaatacttttgTTGGAAATCTAAATATTTTTAATCTTGAACTAAGTAAAAGATAAAAACTTCGTGTGTGTTGCAATTTCGTTGCTACACCTGATGTAAATTCCGTGTCCTGAATTGATTGATATgaaggatgagaattgctttaattcgacTCTTTACTATTTGTACAACAGTTAAAGGAAAACTattagaaggagaagaagaaagtctCATAAAAAAATATTCTTCAATCAATTAAATGAATAAGAAAGTCCACAAAGACTATGATAATGGAACTTGTTCCAAGTGCTACAAATGTGATTATCATTTCTCTGATTGTCATAATAAGGAGGTTAGTAAGATAACCAAATCATGGATGgaaactcttgactactgtcacGAGAAAGAAGCCCGTGGAAGTTCTCTCACTTATTTTGCTGATAATAACACTTGTCTCTCCAACAGTTCTGATttttccatgataaacaatctaaCTTCTCCATAAAAAAGAATTGATCTCTTAACCAAAAATCTGTACTTAATTAAGAATATGTTTCAACTGGTGAAGGAAGCctggattaaaaggattgaaaatatgGAACGTCAACTGAAAAAATTAAGACAAGAGAATGCGACATCTCGCAATCGTGACTTTAAGAAGAAGGACCGTTTATCTTCGATAAACTCTTTTAAATCCAATCAGCATATTACTCCTGAGAATATGTCATGTTCAAACTTCTCTTGTAATGAGAAAGACATGATAACATACAATGGCATGACAAATCCTAAGTCTCCTTTGTATAAAAAACAGGACCATCCAGAGACGGTTTGCACAAAGGTTCTTGAAAAATCTTCTTCCATTGATTTACCTTATCAGAAGAAGAATagaaaatctcataagaaatctaCATCACTTTTGAAAGAGATATTCATAACCATTCATATTTTGCGAAAATTGATAAACATGGCTTTCGAAACATTGTTGGAAAAGAAGATATCTCCTCTCGGTATTCCCTCCATAAAGAGAAATCAGAAACAAGGAATAACGAAATCATCCTCTTCTCTTGAGAAACCACCCGATCCTTTATTGGATAGGATAAATTACATTTGTAATAGTTTCTAGGAGGACAAGAACTATAATATCCAGAGGGGTGTGAAAAATTTTTGTTCTTGAGAAAGTTAAAACTCTATTGTTGACTTGTTTCTGTATCTCCTTtatgtgctttttttttttttttgagtcaaaAACCGTTTCTATGTATATGAACGGTTTTTCTAAATAAAGTCCTTTTTGGATATCCAAATTTCTGTTAGGattttggtcaaaggtctttttgggtatttattccatatcttcttctttttaagttgaaagatttcattccttgaagcaagaatttcatttatctttttctatcatgtcctcatcaagtctttccagtaaagaagatgatgtctggaatgttctctttccctctaagaaagttcgtttTGATACTTTTGATAATGAGATGTGTCAAGACAAACGTGATTCCTCCTCTGATGTGAATCCCATGGTCTCTTATTTTGATAAgctctcattaaccatgaatctcgtcttggaacaagtacgtgCCTTGAAGAGTGAACTCGAATCTTCAAACAAAATACTTGAGGACAAGATGGGTAATCtcgaatccaggattgatctaatcgaagatgaacttgatgattatagggaatatgagaagactcttcaaagtaagtgaatgACAATTGTTTCTTGCTaaaataatgtctaggaaacttcttataagaatttattcttgtgttttaacaaggataactagggtttggaatagcaaatattgtgattacacatagctattgccaacgattttcatcttgcactgttttagatttatttatttaaattctaagttatttggaagatgatttttaagtattaatctttattggttttatatatttcaaaaatatcttatgggatatgtgtgtttgcgtccatgaactatgattatctttgTCACGTTCCACCAGTTTAACCTAGCACCTTTATCTCCTTTGCTGGTAATAACTTATATGGGGTGTAACTAGACTTAGCTGGGGTGTAATTATTTTTGCTTTTCCTTGAGTTCTGTACTGGCTTGATGCCTTGTTAGCCGTTAGATTAGTTAGCTGAGATTGGTCATTTAAGAACCGATCATTTCCTTCCTGAAAACTCATGTAATGAAAAAACCAGATTGACTTCTATTGAAGTTTAGGCTCTGTTCATCAGAGAGAAGGTAGCTTGCTACCAATTTTTTTATCCAAATTCACCTTGTAGTTGTACTTGTTACACTAAAATTGGTATCAGATTCTACTCCTGGAACCTGTAACCATGGCCACCAAAGAAAAACTTCAAGAAATCTATAATATCGTTACCCAACATACCTATTCAATATCTGAGATGAAAACTGAGATTCAATCTTTGGGTGATAAGATGAATCTTCTTATTAATTTGTTTCAATCGGCGCAATCTAATCAACCTGAAGCTTCTAGATCGGAGAATCGACAACCAAATCCGGGTAACCCATTTACAGATCTTCATCAGGTGATTCATAATCTATCCAATACTGAATCTTGTAAGTTCACTTGTACCCCCAAAGTTGATTTCCCACGTTGTAATGGTACTAATCCTCGTGGTTGGGCTCTCAAATGTGAAAGATATTTCAACTTACACAAATTTCCTGATGATGAACATGTTGATATGGCTGCAATTCATTTCGATTCTTCAGTAGATCCATGGTTTTTAAACTACCAACAGGGTAAAGATTTTATTTCATGGGATACCTTTGTTCATGATTTATGTGCTAGACTTGAGGATATTGCTCAGGACAGCTATGTAGGTAGCTTCAATAAACTTGGCCAAACAACTACTATAGAGGACTATTATGATATGTGGGAACACTATAAAAGCTTCATGGTTGATAATAATCTTTATTTACCTGAAATTTTTTACACCTTGAGCTTCATTAGTGGATTAAAAGAGGAGATACACACAGTGGTGTAAATGTTTAAACCTGAGAATACTGCAACATTCTTTTATCTGTAAAGGATGCAACAAGCTTCCTTACAACATCAGCCTAAGCCGACTAGATCATTCTCTAAACCCTTTTCACCCACACCACTTTCTATTTCTCACCCACCATCTGCCATCAAACCATTTTTCACTTCATCCTCTACATTCTCCAAACCCATCACTTCATCCACAACTACCATTGTAACTCACCCTACTACTCCTATAAAAACATCACCTGACAATCCATTTCCTCCTGTTAAATGATTAACTCATGCCCAAATGCAGGTTAGGAAGGATAAAGGGatttgttataattgtgatgagttTTATAGGAAAGGTCACAGATGTAAGAATCAACAACTGTTTATGCTTATTGTTGATGAAGAAACGGAAGAGCAAGGTTCATTGTCCACTGAAGAACATATTGATTCCTCTCCTTCAAGTTATGATTCTACCATGGAAATTTCTTTACATGCCTTAACTGGGAATATTGCTCCTAACACTATCAGAATTTCTGACAAAATTAACAAGCATACTGTGGTTGTACTTATTGATACAGGGAGTGCACATAGCTTCATTGATGCTTCCTTAACCACTAAATTGGGTCTTCATGTATCTCCAACTGGACAAATGCTTGTTACTATTGCTAATGGCATAGCAAAATCATCAGAGGCATTTGCAACAACCTCAATTGGGAGATGCAAGGCTATCAGTTCTCTGCCAATTTACGAGCCCTTCCTCTAGGTGGATGTGATATTGTCTTAGGAGCTGATTGGTTGCGCCAACTTGGTGATGTCACTTTTAACTTCAGTCAACTGAGCATTTCCTTCCTTCATCAAGGCAGCAAAATTACACTTCAGGGTAACACTTCTAAACCCTCTCTGAGTTTAATTAGTGGTTCTTATTTAAAGAAGTTTCTTAAGAGCAATACCCCAACTCTCATTGGACAATTTTTATCTATCTCTTCCACCCctataccaccaccaccacctgcagTCTCTTCACTCTTGGAAAATTTTACAGATGTTTTCACAGAACCCACTGGCCTTCCAACCTGTAGGTCACTTGACCATAAAATTCCACTCAAAATTGGGTATGACCCTACTTCTCAAAGGCCATATAAGTGCCCTTATATATATAAGTCTGTAGTGGAGACCTTAGTTTCTGAAATGCTATCCACTGGTGTGATCCAACATAGCCGTAGTCTATTTGCTGCCCCTATTCTCTTAGTCAAAAAAAATATGGTACTTGGTGTTTCTGTGTTGATTACCGTAAACTCAACAACATCACAGTCAAAGACAAGTTTCCATATCTTTTATAGAAGAATTATTAGATGAGTTGAATGGTTCTGTGGTGTTTTCCAAGATAGATCTTCGTTCAGGCTTCTACCAAATAAGAGTTTTTGCACCTGACATTCACAAGACTGCTTTTCGCACTCATCATGGCCACTATGAATTCAGGGTCATGCCATTTGGGATTACTAATGCCCTGCTACATTTCAAGCCCTCATGAATGAGGTATTTCAGCCATATCTTTGCAAGTTTGTGCTGGTATTCTTTGATGACATCTTGGTTTATAGTCCATCCATGGAAGCACATTTAGAGCATCTACAGCTGACATTATCCTTGTTTAGGAAGCACTCTCTCTTTGACAAGCTGTCAAAATGTGCATTTTCTCAACCACAGTTAGAATATCTTGGGTACATTATTACTGCTAATGGTGTAGCTGTTGACCCTGACAAAGTTGCAGCAATGGTGAATTGTCCACAACCTCAAACACTAATGCTGCAACTGAAGCTTAAGAGAGACTCTTTTTCTTGGACTGATGCTGCAACTGAAGCTTTTTATTCTATCAAGCTTTCCATGAATAGAACACCAGTGTTGGACCTACCATATTTCTCATAGCCATTTACCTTAGAAAGTGATGCATGTTCAAGGAGGGTTGGTGTTGTCCTGATGCAACATAATAAACCCATTGCCTTCCTCAGCAAACCATTGGGTCCCAAGGCATTATATCTCTCCACTTATGGCTGTGCAAAAGTGGAAGCACTATCTGAGCAGTCAACAACTTATCATTTATACAGATCACCAAAGTTTAAAGTATTTAATGGACCAGAAATTGTCTACTTCACTACAGCAAAAATGGTTGGTCAAACTGATGGGTTTTGACTATGTCATTAAGTACAAAAAGGGATTAGATAACAAAGCTGCCGATGCATTGTCCAGACTACCTAATGCTTCTTGCTCATCATTATCCTTATCTCAACCTCAATGGGTGCAAGACATTCTCTCTAGCTATGAGTCAGTTCTATGGACCAACAACTAATTACACAACTCAATGTGCATCCAACTCAGGGTAATTATTCTTATACTCAGGGCGTCATAAAGTTAAAGGGGAGACTCTATGTTGGCTCAGGTACCACACTCAGATCTTCTATATTACATTCCTTGCATGCTTCTGCAGTAGGGGGACATTCTGGCATTACTGGTACTTACCACAGAGCTAGAACTTCCTTCTTTTGGCCAAAAATGAAGACTGATATTATTGCACTGGTAACCAGTTGTGATGTGTGCCAATGTCACAAAGGGGAAAACACACTACCAGGTGGTCTCCTCCAACCACTTCCAATACCTGACACTGCTTGGCGACATATATCTTTAGATTTCATAGACGGACTTCCCATGTATTTTAAGAAGAATGTCATCTTAATAGTTGTGGATAGACTGACCAAGTATAGCCACTTCATTCCTCTTGGCCACCCATTCACTGCCATCACAGTTGCTAAAGAGTTTCTTTCTCATGTATTTAAAATTCATGGACTTCCTAGTTCAATTGTCAGTGACAGGGACAGAATCTTCATTAGCCAATTCTGGCAAGCATTATTTAAAACCTTGGACACCACCTTAAAACTCAGTTCTGCCTACCACCCTCAAACTGATGGGAAAACTGAAAGAACAAATTCATGTGTTGAACAATACTTGAGATGTATGACAAGCTCTCATCCTAAACAGTGGCTACAATGGTTATCTTTGGTTGAATGGTGGTTTAACACCAATTACCACTCTAGCCTCAAGATGTCACCCTTCCAGGTATTGTATGGGTATGCTCCACCTCACCTGGTTTTTCCAATTcattcttctacttttgtttccACTGTGGAGAATTACTTGCAGGAAAGAGACCTTATTATGCAGTTGTTGAAGGAAAAACTCTCAAAAGCCCAAAGCAGAATGAAGTTTTTTACAGATAAAAAGAGGTCTGACAGAAACTTTGAGGTGGGTGACTTAGTTTTCCTAAAACTGCAGCCTTACAGGCAAACTTCAGTTGCTGTGAGAAAGAACCTCAAGTTATCTGCCAAGTACTTTGGTCCCTTTGAAGTCCTACAAAGAATTGGTGATGTTGCTTACAAACTCAAACTTCCTGTGGGCTCAAGGATACACCCAGTCATCCATGTCtcacagatgaagaagaaaattgggTTACAAGCTGTTATATCTCCTCAACTTCCATTGGTGGACCATGCTTGCCAATTTTTCATTGAACCTGTTGCAGTCCtggacactagaaattttgtcagAGGTACTTATCACATTCCCCAAGTCTTAGTGTAATGGAAAAATTCAGATGCCACTGATGCAACTTGGGAAGATGCTGCTCACATTCAAGCTCAATTTCCAtattttatccttgaggacaaggatctctAAATGGGAGGGGCAATGTCACGTTACACCAGTTTAACCTAGAAACTTTATCTCCTTTGCTGGTAATAACTTGTATGGGGTGTAACTAGAATTAGCTGGGGTGTAATTATCTTTGCTTTTCCTTGAGTTCTGTACTGGCTTGATGCCTTGTTAGCCATTAGATTAGTTATCTGAGATTGGtcatttaagaaccaatcattccCTTAATGAAAACTCATGTAATGAAAAAAAAGATTGACTTCTATTGAAGTTTAGGCTATGTTCATCAGAGAGAAGGTATCTTGCTACCATCTTTTTTTATCCAAATTCACCTTGTAGTTGTACTTGTTACACTGcaatctcatatatgtcaaaattaagtctattgtgtcattatgcaaatactgataaaagatagaatgaaattttgaatattccgcagtattgatctttccctgatccacttctatgtgaaagtattgtatggctccgtaagttttcttatgttgagcatttccgattaaattaatcattaaggtcatcttgtggttaatttattcgagttttctggatacaaattcatgtttcatgtaatttgttaatgtccaaagaaatccttcttttcttgtaaaagtaaggtcgctcttgttgttctttcgggaatgacattttatggggcagagttcttaattgagcttgtgcttaattaccaaatctttgtggggagtgtcactgtggaatattataggagttatcttgtatgtttATAAAGTCCTTGAagaatacactaagtttccactatgtgaaatcatcgaaaccaagttgatatgttctcttttagtcatgaataatctctttgataatttcattatgatcccgctagttttcgtaccttttccaatttatatttacaaaaagggggagaattattttgtagttcacactacatacatatgctttacggataattatgtaaggggtagtggttttcattttgagatgaagttttgactaagggggattaatacacatcaccatagtattattgtcaaagtagtgatacaattgaactttgatgatgtgtaataatactgtgacactgtatataacaataattgagaacaattgttatggctacggatcttcaacaacaatgatgctgagttgaacacgttcagaatcactggagtacttgggggcggcgaagaattcaaggaatgttgaagaaccaaggaaacaagcatgttggatgagaagctgcaaagtttatttattttgtaatccctatgtattgatagttttgtccctaaaattgacaaagaggtatatttttagagcactgctcggtcaaactcacaagcgtttctatctcaagattgtttgtcaagtttaggtgatcaaaactataagtcttgatttctagtctacttatagctatgtctcggattaggatagaatgtgtagttgaggttcaagacttcacgacgttcatcgattaaagacaaatatctactgaggagagcttggaggaacttcatcaacaaaaggtatgtggagactaggacttatctatcactcagaagtttattctattatatctcctaatgagactaagtcatatagctatatagacttttacattatacacatttgatatttctagccgagtttatctcgcttatctatttctcgaattatgagttgaaagctttttgctttagctacgttcatcattattcttgacgagtttagttggaaacaatttatttgttggaaactaaatgataagtcaaaagatgatcatgtgaaaattgccttgaaacatcttacatgatttgtgagagacagtcatttgatgccgactcggaaagtttcgtattgatcattcga encodes:
- the LOC113352501 gene encoding uncharacterized protein LOC113352501, which encodes MNEVFQPYLCKFVLVFFDDILVYSPSMEAHLEHLQLTLSLFRKHSLFDKLSKCAFSQPQLEYLGYIITANGVAVDPDKVAAMVNCPQPQTLMLQLKLKRDSFSWTDAATEAFYSIKLSMNRTPVLDLPYFS